The DNA sequence caataggagaagaagaagaagaccataCTCGAGCTCTGTGCTAGCTGCTTTTGATTCTCTGAAACCAAATCCAAGAGCCATTGACCTCAATCCTAATCAAAGCTTCAACCTTTTGGAACCAACACACCCAAACGCTTCGCCTTCGCTACAGGTGTCTGCAATCACACCCAGCCAAATGTACCAAAACCATCACAAGCCCCAATTCGAAACCCTAAAAtgcgtcctcctcctcctctgctcCCATTAGAGCACCGCTACTCGGGAAACCCTAATGGCGAAGCAGCAGCACTCGGCGGGGTGGGTGGCGTCCCAGAAGCGGTGGCTGTTGGCTTTCCTGGTCATGCTCTCCGTCTCGACCTTGATCGCCTTCTTCATCAGAGCGGCGTTCGACTCCTGCGATCGGAACCTCGACGTCGTCGGAAAGAGGGTGCCTTTGGGCTCGCCGATTGGCACCAGTCCTAGCCCGTTGCGCTTCATGAAGTCCAAACTCGTTCTCCTAGTCTCGcacgagctctctctctctggtaaATTCAATGCGTTCTTTTCGTTTTTAAGTTACTGCTTTGGATTCAAGTTGGTAACTTTGGATGGATGTAATTATGCAAATACCACAGTGAATAGTAATGAATGGTTTTCGGACTGGTTATTTCCAGGTGGGCCTTTGCTGTTGATGGAGCTAGCTTTTTTGTTAAGAAGTGTTGGTACAGAAGTTTGTTGGGTGACCATTCAGAGGCCGGTGCATACTGACGAAGTGACTTACAGCTTGGAGAATAAGATGTTGGACCGGGGAGTGCAGGTAGCGAAATCGACGTTTTTGTTTTCAGTGATTCTTTTGGATGTTTTCTTTTGCGGTCTGTTGTCTCTTGAATTTTAGTGATATGGAAGCAGTATTGTTCTACATTGTATGTATATTTGGCCACTTGATTAGGGAGATTATGAGATGTAAAGCAGTGTTCCTAGTTTATATAAATTATGACCATTATGGAATTATGGCTTTTTCTGCTACATGGTATTTCCCGTTTCTGATACAGTTCCTTTGGTTTCTGTGTAACTTATCTGCAAGATTCTAAGTCTGCTTTTATATGTCTGCTAGGTCTTGTCGGAAAAGGGCCAAGAAGCTACAAATATAGCTCTCAAGGCTGATTTAATTGTCTTGAACACGGCGGTTGCTGGGAAATGGATGGAATTGGATGCCACTCTCAAGGAAAATGTTCCCCATCTTCTCCCAAAGGTGTTGTGGTGGATCCATGAAATGCGTGGTCATTACTTTAAGTTGGATTATGTCAAGCACCTCCCCGCTGTTGCAGGTTCTATGATTGATTCACACGTAACAGCAGAATATTGGAAGAATAGAACTCGAGAACGTTTGGGGTATGCTTCAAATTTTGCCATTGAACTGTCTGTGCTTAGTAACTCTAAATGCATTTTATAATTGCTCTGTACACATCTTTTCAAGTAGAGTTTGATTGTACTTTTTATCCAATACATTAGCATGAAAGAAAGACTACAACATTATGAAGAACTAGAGCTGAAACTCTGAACTAGTGCTCCATAGGCCAAATAACACTCTTATTTCGTTACTTTGGAATTTTTTGTTTCCAATCTcttcttggaatcaaattgtGGTTTCTTACTTGCATTCATTTGCTCCCTACAGGATCAAAATGCCTGAGACCTTTGTTGTTCACCTTGGGAACAGCAAAGAGCTTATGGAAGTTGCTGAAGACACTGTAGCCAAAAGGGTTTTGCGTGAGCATGTTAGGGAGTCTCTTGGAGTACGAAGTGAAGATCTACTATTTGCCATCATAAACAGTATGTGCTCTGAACTGATTTGATCATGTCTCTTCTTTAAATGGTTGAGTCTTGTCCAATGACCAGTTACAATTGGCCAGTGCAGTAACTTCACTATTGCTTATTGGGTTATACTGCAACACTGTGAATTAGCCTGTTCTACTTACTTTTTTCGTCTTTATTCTGGCATTTCTAGTATGCATCTAAAACTCGTGGTCATTTCCATTAGGAAAAGAAAAGTCTTTGGTTAGTTTATCCATAGGTCTTTTGAATAGATTACAATTGATGATTACAGGTGTTTCACGTGGAAAAGGCCAAGATCTATTTCTGCGTTCATTCTATGAAAGCTTGCGATTGGTCCAAGAGAAGAAGCTGCAACTGCCAAAGATGCATGCAGTTGTTGTGGGAAGTGACATGACTTCTCACACCAAGTTTGAGTCTGAATTACGTAACTTTGTAAAGATGAAGAAAATTCAAGATCGTGTTCATTTCGTAAACAAAACGCTGACTGTAGCTCCATATCTAGCTGCCATTGATGTCCTTGTGCAAAATTCTCAGGTATGGCATATTATTCGTTTATTAATGAGTTCATATTTTGTTTTCAAGAACTGCATCTGCATGTACATGTAGAATGTTAAACTAGTTTGTTATATAAAGCAGTTCCCAGTTAGCATAACAGATAAAGCACGAGATGCATAAAAGGCATCAAAATTATTGCCTTTCTGACCCTAATGTTGGAATTACATAGATCTTAATTATATTATCTTTCTTCATCTTGTAACCTGTTTCGTAACCCTTCCATATAGGCACGGGGAGAATGCTTTGGTAGGATAACTATTGAAGCCATGGCATTTCAGCTTCCTGTACTGGTAATGAATCTTTCTTTTGATATATGCCTAGTGATCTTGCAAGTACTCTTTTGTATTGCTGCTGCTAATCTtgttttgaaatgaaaaatttGCCAGGGAACAGCTGCAGGTGGAACCACAGAGATTGTAGTGAATGGAACAACAGGGCTCTTGCATCCTGTTGGGAAAGAAGGGGTTACCCCTCTTGCGAAAAACATTGTCAAACTTGCTACTCATGTTGAGAGGAGACTTACGATGGGAAAGAGAGGCTATGAAAGGGTCAAAGAAAGGTTTTTAGAACATCACATGGCAAACAGAATTGCTGGGGTTCTGAAGGTAGTGTTGCAGAAATCAAAGAGCCACTCAGATGCCTAATACTTAAGAGGCACTTTAGTGTCAACTAGAATGCCACATAATTCAAACTATTTGGGGCGAAATATACATCTGTAACATGCTCTCTTCTCCTAGGGATTTCAGTGCTTATCAAAAAGAAGATGAATTACACTAGATTATTAGGACAATTTTCCTGctgttgatttttatgtacaTGTTAAATCATCGCTAATAGCTTTTGTTGTCAAGGTTAACATTATGGATTTTGATATATCAAGGTAAACATCTTATTGAAATgattggctccaattttgttgttaattttctctattaattgttttttttttttttccagcaaaCGATCTAAACCATGGGATTAAATCTCATTGAACACCACCATTCTTAGCAGTCACTATAGCGGTAACTAAATAAGAATCACTACTTTTTGGTAAGAGAAAGATTACAAATAACGTTGTGATTGCGGCAAAACGATTTAGAAACGACGAATGCAGACTGAAGAGCAAGCATTTCAGCTGGTAAACCCATAAACCTCAAGGGAACTTGGGTTGTGGAGAACCGTTTACTGGTTTTGGCTGCTGCTTGGTGTTGGGTTTTGTGAACCAAGTCGTATACAGAAACTGCTTATTAGGCCCTACATGGTTGCATATTTGTCTAAGCTTCTGCCTCTCCTTCATCCACCTCAACACTATCTTCATATGCCTCTTGCTCGTCAGTCCTCTTAAACCAACTTCCTAATAAAAATGATTCAGACATTCAATCAAACAGTTGGTAGGCACTACTCAGATCAGATAGAAGAGTAGAGACAGCTCCGGATTTCAAAAACTAAAAGAGCTTACAACAGCAACAAGACCTGTAAATGGGAATCAAATTACCTTAACGTGATCCCAGGTTTCAGAAATGGTGAGAGGACCGTGCTCCTTCACGATATCAAAGATGGTCCTAGTGATGGTCTGTGTCTGCTCTGGTGGAGTTTTGAGCTCTATCGGTTTCATCATCGGTTTCGGTTTTCTCCCAATAAACCTTATTGCTGTTCCAAACATGTTGACGACGTCTCTTGTTTACCTGAACTATTCTCAGTTTGCTATACAGATGCTGACCGCCTGAAGAGGgaagtgagaaagagagagagagaaaatatgtAAGTATTGTAAAGGGCTAAAGCAGAGATTTTATTTTCTAGTAGAGAAATTCATCCCAAATCTTTGAATTGTTGTATGGTACCAAGTAAACCAAAGGATTTCACAAATAAAAAGCACACATCAAAAGCTGCCAAACCATAAAATTCTCATATTCCAATGATTACAAGAAGCATAATAAACCAGATATATCTAGCCTGAAGAAGAGAATGTTTTACTGATAGCTTCtgccaaagaaacaaaaaacacacATCCTATACAGTACAATTCTAAGCAAAAGCCTTGAACACAGGCTGTTTCCGTTTCTTCCTTTCTCCAAATTACTTCTCAACCTAACATTAGTTATCTCTTTAGCTGTCAGAACTAGGGGATCTAACACCAGTTATCAAGAGGCACATCCGGAACATATTGGTCATCTACTTGTTCAAAGTTCCCAGCATGGATGTAGTTTCCTCATCACTTTCAAGTAACTTCATGGCCTCTACCAACTTTTGTTTGACAATTCTTGTTCCAGAATCACACAATGAGCCTATACTGAAAACATTATTCCCTTCATGCATCAACTCACTCAGGCGCAGTGATTGGGCAGACTTTGCCCTTTTACATGAGAGCTCACATAAACCACCACTCATCGCATTCTGTTTTTTCGCCCCTCGAGTCCATCTCTTCACTATGTATTGGGCTGGTATGCTCATGAAGTTTTTAAGACCCAATACTTTCAGGGCATGACGACACAACACTCCCATGGATTCAAATAACTTACATGAACAACAAATCATGGAAGTAGTGGAGTTGTACTCAATAATGTAGACTCTTTGATGACCTTCTTCAATTGCTTCATATACATACTGGTTGCCGTCATTACCAACTTCCATCATCCTCACCCCAAAGGTACTTAAAAGCtcattttcaaagaatgaataCATTTTAATAGTGTACTCTGCAGCTGCATGCTTAAAGATACCCGTGTTCACTTTAAGACGAGGCATACCATTTTTACAACGAAAATCCTCTTCCGCCTCTGCTGATCGTAacacttttgtttttttctcgTAATGCTGTGCCAAACCAATGAGAtccattgtttttgtagaaatTTGATGGAAAGTAGTATTAATGTTCTCACCCCTCTGGTCACATCCGATATTGGCTGTGAAAGTGTCTGAGCTAAAAGCAGGACACCATTTCTCTCGAAGTAAATATAACTTTTTCAGCCACAAATTATTCTCAAGGTTGAACTTTTTAACCATATCATCCCACGTAGCTTCAAATTCTGCTTCGGTGACACAATCATGAACACATTTGTTAAAGCATTCCTTGAACTCAGGATTAGCAAGGTGGCTAGCAAGATATTGTGAAGCATTCTTAGAGATGTTCCATGTGCATAGTCGATGACGTGTCCCTGGAAGTATAATTTCAATTGCTTTTTCCATGGCATTATCCTCATCTGTAAAAATGGTTTTAGGCCGTTTATTTCCCATAGACTCCAGAAAAGTTTCAAACAACCAAATAAATGAATCGGTTCTCTCGTCAGATAAAAAAG is a window from the Rosa chinensis cultivar Old Blush chromosome 2, RchiOBHm-V2, whole genome shotgun sequence genome containing:
- the LOC112185484 gene encoding uncharacterized protein LOC112185484, which gives rise to MAKQQHSAGWVASQKRWLLAFLVMLSVSTLIAFFIRAAFDSCDRNLDVVGKRVPLGSPIGTSPSPLRFMKSKLVLLVSHELSLSGGPLLLMELAFLLRSVGTEVCWVTIQRPVHTDEVTYSLENKMLDRGVQVLSEKGQEATNIALKADLIVLNTAVAGKWMELDATLKENVPHLLPKVLWWIHEMRGHYFKLDYVKHLPAVAGSMIDSHVTAEYWKNRTRERLGIKMPETFVVHLGNSKELMEVAEDTVAKRVLREHVRESLGVRSEDLLFAIINSVSRGKGQDLFLRSFYESLRLVQEKKLQLPKMHAVVVGSDMTSHTKFESELRNFVKMKKIQDRVHFVNKTLTVAPYLAAIDVLVQNSQARGECFGRITIEAMAFQLPVLGTAAGGTTEIVVNGTTGLLHPVGKEGVTPLAKNIVKLATHVERRLTMGKRGYERVKERFLEHHMANRIAGVLKVVLQKSKSHSDA
- the LOC112185483 gene encoding uncharacterized protein LOC112185483 isoform X2; this encodes MFGTAIRFIGRKPKPMMKPIELKTPPEQTQTITRTIFDIVKEHGPLTISETWDHVKEVGLRGLTSKRHMKIVLRWMKERQKLRQICNHVGPNKQFLYTTWFTKPNTKQQPKPVNGSPQPKFP
- the LOC112185483 gene encoding protein FAR1-RELATED SEQUENCE 5 isoform X1; this translates as MDSGWQRNVLENGDKVGESDELRVGMEVSNETEAYELYNTYAFEKGFSIRKGTVRRDAQSNVRQRDYFCSKEGFPLDEEMGEVKKVRRLDTRTGCKAMVRFTVDNGKWKIAQFNPVHNHEFAKPEERQFLRSSRHIPTVRAAIIGSSKVDASVRPTKSQSHLEKEMGSTDNAGHNCLHRMKEEMIEGADGQSLLDYLKHQQMEDSNFFYSVQVDQYNRVTNFFWRDSRSKLDYDCFGDVVLFDTTFRTKKYNLICAPFVGVDHHWKNVLFGCAFLSDERTDSFIWLFETFLESMGNKRPKTIFTDEDNAMEKAIEIILPGTRHRLCTWNISKNASQYLASHLANPEFKECFNKCVHDCVTEAEFEATWDDMVKKFNLENNLWLKKLYLLREKWCPAFSSDTFTANIGCDQRGENINTTFHQISTKTMDLIGLAQHYEKKTKVLRSAEAEEDFRCKNGMPRLKVNTGIFKHAAAEYTIKMYSFFENELLSTFGVRMMEVGNDGNQYVYEAIEEGHQRVYIIEYNSTTSMICCSCKLFESMGVLCRHALKVLGLKNFMSIPAQYIVKRWTRGAKKQNAMSGGLCELSCKRAKSAQSLRLSELMHEGNNVFSIGSLCDSGTRIVKQKLVEAMKLLESDEETTSMLGTLNK